Genomic DNA from Hordeum vulgare subsp. vulgare chromosome 2H, MorexV3_pseudomolecules_assembly, whole genome shotgun sequence:
AAGTAGGgatttagagcaactccaacagagCGACCCAAAACGTCCGCCCGTGTCTGTTTGGGTCGGTGCGGACAAAAGTAAaggcccaacgcgccgacccaaaccCAGAACACGTCCGCTTCGCGTCCGCACGGACCCATTTCCGACCAAAAATTGCACGTGAAATGCGTCGGTGCGGACGTGGCGTGCGCCTTCTCATGTCCGCGCTCGTCCACACGTGGCGCCCGGTCAAAGCCGGCGTCGTCTTTATTAACAACGACCGCCCACCATGGGCACATGCGTTAGCGACCCACGATCGTcgttttttaatccgagcgtgtgGAGGGGGACCTCATCCTCTTTGAGAAGTCGTCCCCGTCCCCATCTAGCCACTCCTGCTCTCTCACCGgcgacaaaccctagccaccaccatGGGGTTCTTCTCTACGAAAGACAAAGGCAAGTCTCCCGTCGTCCCTGTCCTTACGTCGGCGTGTTCCCGTCTGCCTCGCCAGCGGGTCATCGTGTAAGTGCACCAGGCGAGGTGGCACTGGAAGCGCAGTGTCCCGTCTGCCCAATATCACGTTTCCACACGACTGGCACTTGGATCCGAAGAGGATCCCAGTGCCACTGGTGCCGCGGTCGGCGTGGGtgcatgcggaggaggtgagGCACCAGCGGGAGGAGCTCACGCGAGAGCAATGGCACAACCCCATCTACGCTGTGGACTCCCCCGACTGGTATGCCTGGTTCGCGTGGGAGCACGAGGAGCAGGGCCGGCATGGTGTCCGCGACGTGGTGGTTGGACCACCGCCGCCCCTTGTCATGGGCGAAGAGGACCATGAGGCGGAGGCGGTGTACCAAAATGCGTTGGCGGTCGTCCTGCATGCGAGTGAGGAGGAGGCGCGCctaaaggaagaggaggaggaggcctacGAGAAGCAGCTCACGGAAGCCATTGCGCTCTCTGCTGCCGGCGACGCAGTCGTGCTGCCGCAGGCCCCACCGCCCCCCGCTGGCCCTGCGCCCCCCCACCTCAGACCAGAGATGTACACCTGGAATGGGGTGGTGCGCGAGTGGTTCAGCGCGCCACCCGTCTGTTTGGGTGCGATATCGGAGCAGGAGGCGGCCTACCTAGAGCACTACCGGCAGTGGCGGGTGTAGGAGGAGGGCGTAGAGGCCCGACGGATCGAGCTCTTGGAGCGCGAGGCCgaagccgaggaggaggaggagcgacgtATTGCCCAACAAGCGTTGGTGCAACCACCGGCGGAGAACGTCACCGCCGCCTAGGAGACGACGTTCCCTTGGGCTGGCCCAACGCCGATGCtcgtcgacctcaccggccccgacgacaatgaagaggagGACGCCTAGGGCAGCGAGCCTCCTCATTTTTAGTTTATTAAATTTTATGTTTTAAATGTAATGTGGACTATCGATGACCTTTCAGGCTGGCTTAAATGTTTAGTTGATAGTTTTATATTTTTTGAAATGCTTTTTTTCGCGCCGCCTAAAAATGGGTTCTTCGCTGTGTTGGACGCAGGCATCGACCCAATTGCAAAAACGGACACACATGTCCCCCGAACTGACTTAAACGGACAAAATCTAAACAAAAACGCCGTCTGTTGGGTCGGTGCGTTGGAGTTATTCTTAAAACGGACTGGACATGCCCGCACACGTTTGAGGTGGTAGTCTGATAAATGCGTAAATTTTTGTGTAGTGCCCTCTAACATGACCGGACGCACGCATTTTCATTTTCTCCTGGATATGAATTGGATATCTGGACGTATTGGCCTAAGTGGAACATCTCTAGCAGACACTGTATAACTCACGAAACTATAAAATAACCATGAGTTTAGAGTTTTAGGGAAAAAAGTGGGTTGAATAGAATCCGTAAATGACCCCGACCTATAATTAGTTTTGAGAGGCACGGTAGAAAGCTCCTCCCGATCTGCAAAAACACAGTTTTCGTGTCCGCTTCTACGGTGCCCTATATCGAGGGAAAGCAATGGCGGGAGCCCAACTGCCACGAAAACTTCCGCACACGCCGTCCATGTCCACCATGCACCGCACGTCGCCTTGCGCGTCCTCGAACGGCGGTCGCCTGTCCCCGCACGCCACCCCAAACATCGCCTCGCCCGTCCTGGCCGAATTCGGCATCGGCGAcggaagctagctagctagtgtTGGAAAAATGAGCGATTTATCAAGTGATTTTACTAGCAGAGATAATAGACAAACCACGACTACCATAGCAAACATAGGATAGGCCATGCAATTATAGAGAAAATATGGAAGTTGAAATTGAAAAGATGAAGACCGGCCTCTtttttataggcgcaagagaaggaggcgagaggtcagtgttcaatatccactacagcaaaacgttcggctcggctcattaccgaggtgaggcgggcggcggaggacgaggaggagcgtgtgtgtatgtctctcttgttctcatacTCATACATGTGCGTAAACATCCTCCCATATAagaaggtccaactcccactaaactaacaACGTGAGACTAAATTTtatcacctcttgccttgcacaaataagctgcgtgggcctctaggatttattaggaatttctgaaattgTGTCTTGGGCTGGCCCAAAAAGGTAAAAATTCTAGCAGCTAGCTCCTGGCTTGTGAATGGATTCGAGGACGGGGAGCccaactagctagctagcttttGAATGGATTCGTGGACGGAGGAGCTAGCTGGCTAGCTCGTGGATGAATTCACGGACCGGAGCTAGCCAGCTACGTCGACGGTCGCTTCGTGCGAGCCGTCTTAGATGCCGATGACTTCATACTTAGCTGTTTCATACGCTCTCCGTCGGCTTTTAGGAAAGGATTTAGTTTATCATGGACACAGACGAGAGAAaggagaagatgtggaaaaaaatgTAAACGAAACATCGATTTACAGTTTAAATTTAAGGGGTTTGTTCGATCACAGCTCGAACCGACCTTTATAATGTGTTTTTTTCATAAACTGAAATCACGGTTTTCGAATTTCCGTTTTAAGGGGTCTGGTAGAGATGCTTTAGACTATCAGTCTGAGGTCCAGTTATAATGCTGTATTTTTAAATTTAAAATCAGGAAGTAGAAGGTTCCATGTGACCTGTGCTATGTTTCCATTTTAGACGCTGGCGATGATTTCAGGGAGTGGTGGAGCCAAAATGAAACAGAAACTCTTTGCGGTGGGTCCTCTGCTTTGTTTTTAAGAGCCCAGTCGAGGATGCCCGGCAGAAAGTTTCTTCATAGCACTGGTGCCTAGAAAGTGTTATTATTATTAAGCTCAGGGTGAGGCGGCTAACTTAATTTAATGATGCAATAACATACAATAATTTTTTAGCCTCACTGTAATAAAAATATCATAGGTAGTATTATCATACATGTTAACTAGGCAATTTTGATGGGGTGACAtataattaaatgaagaaagagaaggTTAAATAAAAGTATCATGTAATGAtatcgtatcatattaaatgttatgctactatgaatcttgcatgacaataaataaatcatCGTATGATAATAAAACATGATACCATGCATTATGATTGTGGTATCATATAttaatatcatatgcatgatgcTAATATATGATACAGTATTACCCATTACAATCAGCCTTATTATCCTGTCCCGTGTCCTGATGAGTCTGGTAGGTACTGCTATGAAAAGGTTGGCCACAGTGACAAAGGAGAACCTTCTGTACAAGTGCACCCCCACCTTGCCCGGCCGGCCGCCCGGGCATCCATACCCTTCCATAGTGCAGGCGTGCGGTGTCCCGGGAAGGAATCCGGCCGATCGACCGATGGAGTCGCTTGCCAGCGCAGGAGCGGCGTCCAGCGAGCGGCACGTCGTGCTGCTCGCCAGCCCGGGAGCCGGCCACCTCATCCCGCTGGCCGAGCTGGCGCGTCGGCTCGTCGACCACCACGGCTTCGCGGCCACGCTCGTCACCTTCACCGACCTCTCCTCCCCGGAGGCGCTCTCCGGCGTCCCGGCCTGCGTCGCCACAGCCACGCTCCCGTCCGTCAAGCTCGACGACCTGCCCGCCGGCACTCCTATGGAGACCGTGCTCTTCCAGCTCGTCCACCGTTCGGTACCGAGCCTCCGCGCCCTCCTCCGCTCCGTCGGCGCTCCGCTCGTCGCGCTGGTGCCGGACTTCTTCTGCTCCGCGGCGCTGCCGCTCGCCGCCGAGCTCGGCGTCCCAGGGTACGTCTTCGTGCCCAGCAACCTCGCCACCATCGCGCTCATGCGCGTCACGTTGgacctccacgaaggtgtcccgcAAGGTGAGTACCGCGACCTCCCCGAGACCATCGAGCTCCCCGGGGGCGTGTCGCTGCGTCGCACCGACCTGCCGCGCTCGTTCCAGAGCAGCCGCGAGCCGGTCTACGGGCACCTGGTGGAGGAGGGCCGGCGGTACCTCCGCGCGGACGGCTTCCTGGTGAACACGTTCTACGAAATGGAGCCCGCCATCGTGGAAGAGTTCAAGCAGGCGGCGGAGCGAGGCGCTTTGGCGCCCGTGTTCCCCGTGGGTCCGTTCGTCCGGCCAAGCACAAGCTCCGACGATGCCACCGGCTCGACTGCGTGCATAGAGTGGCTCGATGGTCAGCCGACTGGGTCTGTGGTGTTCGTCTCCTTCGGGAGCGGCGGGTCGCTGACCGTGGAGCAGACGGCAGAGCTCGCCGCAGGGCTGGAAGCGAGCGGCCATCGGTTCCTTTGGGTGGTGAGGATGCCGAATCTGGACGATGGCAACGACCACGGTGACCGTGGAGGCAAGAACCCATTGGCATGGCTTCCCGAGGGCTTCCTGGAGAGGACCAAGGACAAGGGGCTGGCCGTGGCGGCTTGGGCGCCTCAGGTGCGCGTGCTGTCCCACCCGGCGACGGCGGTGTTCGTGTCGCACTGCGGCTGGAACTCGGCGCTGGAGAGCGTGTCGGCCGGCGTGCCGATGGTGGCGTGGCCGCTGTACGCGGAGCAGCGGATGAACGCCGTGGTCCTGGAAGGGAGCGTCGGGGTGGCGCTGCGTCCGCGGGCGCGGGAGCGCGGCGAGATCGCAGCCGTGGTGAAGGAGCTCATGGAGGGGGCGGACAAGGGGCGCGCCGTGCGGCGGCAGGCCGGGGACCTGCAgcaggcggcggcgcgcgcgTGGTCGCCCGAGGGGTCGTCGCGCCGGGCTCTGGAGCAGGTTGCCGCCGCGTGGAAGAAGGTGACGCTTGCCGAGGTGGAGTAACGGACGGACATGCGACGGAGCAAGGGGAGCGGCAAGACGGTCATGGCGGTTGGCGTGTTGTGTGTGTATCGGCGGTGTATGTTTGGTTGTTTGTGCGGCATTAATAAAAGGCTCGTCTGACATTGATCGTGAACGACGACGCCGGTGGACGGTGGTCACCATTTTCGTCCCTTGTGCGCTGCAGTGAGATCATCTCATCTCTCTGAGTGCCGGCTAACGGCAATTCGTCAAATTTCCTCCCACGTCCGACCATGACACACAAGACCAGATTGTCGATAAGGATGTGAAAGCCGGCCATTCAATCAAAGTTGCCCGCATAGATTCATTTTTTAttctaaaagaaaaaaatgcATACGTTCAAATAGCCGCATATAGGAGAGCAACGATTCGGTCCAAGGCTCATTTATACCTGAGGTGATGAAGTAATTcacaaaaaatcaaaaataataattcattTCTTTTGTATGATAGATAATTTGATGCATATGGTGCGTTCCAAATTTTAGGTCATAtgaatttcaaaaaataaaatcaagtCTTATGAGTAGCTTGCTATAAAAAAGACAAATTGGATCCAAACAATACATAAACAGTAAATATTCGCATATATAGATTACACATGTTGAAATGTTAGAATGCATCGTGAGTTTGAattttaaaaattaaaaatattgcATTCCAATACTATCATCCCCTTTAACTCGACAGGTTCTGAGTACTGAGTTACAAACACCTTAATCATGACAGTTGAAAACATGATCAAGGCATTTTCACATGTGCTCTCAGATATCCGTAAGTACTTGGCCCATGAATCGGCGATCGTGTTATATGCAAACATCAGTAGTGCGACCACACACTTGTGGTAACCAAAGAACCCAGTCGTTCACATATCGTCCTTCTTCAAGATGGAGTAGTCACCATAGGAACAAACGCCTGGTACAAACGATCAAAGACAATCTTCCTCATTCAAAAACAACGGCGAAAATGGTTAGTGCAGAGTGCATCGAGGGCAAAGTAGTCCTTCATTAGTGTCAAAACGCCGCGCACCCTGTTGCGGTTGAGCACTTGATGACCCCTGGTGGAACCCTTGAAACTGAGAACATGCTCCCCCGCATGCTCCACGTCTTCAAAGACCGCTTGCATCATCGTCGTCTCATCCTTGTAGTCCTCCTCGTCAAACGAGATGTCAGACGACTCAACATAGTGCTCGCATATACACTCCAAAAACATGGGAGGTTTGGGCATCATTAACACCGCGGTGATGAACAAATGCCTTATGATCAAGTGGTGGTGGAAAATAATGTCCTCGGGCCGAGGCTTCCTTTGGTTCTCTATTCTCAAGGCGAAATATTTTCCCTCCTCTAACCCTATGTTCACCTCCCCTAGGGGTAGATCTCAGTTCTGGAAGGATCTGGTGAAGGTGCGCCGATATTCAAAGACCATGTCAAATTTCTGGTGGGTAATGGCGCCTCGATCCAATTTTGGTTGGATTGGTGGTGTGGGTACTCTACCCTGGCGGTGACCTTCCCTACACTATTCTCTTTGTGCCCTAATCCTGATATTTCCATTACGGAGCTGGCGGGTGATAACTGGGACTTGGCATTCCGGCGTGCGCTGTCTCCTGAAGAGTTGGTTCAATGGCAGCATCTTGCTGCCCTTTTTCCCTCACTCTCAGAGGCGGAAGACTCGGTGGTCTGGCCTCACTCATCCGCGGGCCGGTTCTTGGTTAAATCTTTATACTGTAAGCTGATTGCTGGGATCCCGTCGACTAAGTTTCGCCAGATTTGGCGTGCGTGTATTCCTCCTAAGATCAAATTCTTCTTGTGGCAATCTTTCAAGGGCCGCCTCCCGACTGCTGGTCAGATTAGGAAACACAACGGTCCGGGCTCGGATCGATGTGCCCTATGTGACGCTTTGGAGGACACCAATCATATTTTCTTTAACTGTGTCCTGGCTAAATTGATCTGGTGCTGCTTTCGCTCTTGGTTGTGAGTGACTTGGGCCCCTGCTTATTTCTCTGAGCTTCGTAACCTCGTTAGTCCCCTGGTGGGGGGATACGATGCGTTTGTTCTGGATTGGGCTAGCGGCGGTGTGTTGGGCTTTGTGGACTATCAAGAACAAGTTCACCATTGAACATATCTTTCCTACTAAACCTGATGATTGCTTATTTAAAGCTTGCTTGTTCCTGCAGCAGTGGAGATTATTGACTAAGCTTGAAGACAGACACAACTTCGACCTGCTACTGGCTAAAATTCGGGCCTCGACTTCTTCCATTTCGCGGCATGAACCTCATGTCTAATTTCGAAGTAGCGGTTGGCTTGGAGGCAGGTTGTGTGTGTTGCGGGTTTTGTTCGTAGTCCGGTCTGCTTGCCGTGGGTTTGGCTCGCGCGTCATGTATCTGATTCTAGGTTTCTCGTCTATCCTTGGATGGCGGTTAAGACTCGTGCTTTGTGTTGTCTCTGACTCTACCTGATGGCTTTATCTATAAAGTCGGGCTCATTGCTTTTTTCTAAAGAATTGTTCTAAAAATACAAAAATGTTTTCTCTAACACATAATCATTTTTGTACGGGATTGCtaaaactcagctagctgagattTAGTTTTGTCTTAAtcatcttttatttttttgacatCACTTGTTCTATCGTTCGATCCGATTGTGATGCGATCCGTGCGTTGCACCCACGCTAGCGATTTGTTAGGTGCGGCTCGTTCATAGGATGTGCGCCTTTTCTTTTTTTGACAGCCCATGAGATGCATCAGTTTTTGAGAAATTTCTTATTATGAATATAGGCTTTTCGTTTGGCGGCAGAAGTTTGCTTTTTTCCTGTAGCGCTGTTTTTCAGTTATTcaactttttttttcaaaaagtactaaaatattttgtatttttcaCATGTATTTAAAGAATATATTCATAAACATGTTTTCATAAAAACTATTAAACATGTAAAAAACGTGTTACATATATACCAAAAATGGACacaagtatttaaaaaaaatgtttatcatgtatttgaaaaatatatTAAATAATATGCTTTTGGAAAAAATGTTCAAGATGCATTTTCATAATATCAAATTTGTATAAGCACATGTAGACTAGAAATGAACAAaagtatttgaaaaaatattaacATGTGtttgaaaaatatattaaaaatatgttctataaaaaaagtaaatgctgactaaatgttttacatgtatACGAAAAATGTACAATAGTAGACATGTGCTGGTGAAAGAATAAAATTAGACATGTTTAAGAAACAAAAATCACGGCAAAAAACAATGAGAAAAGTGAAGGAAGAAACAAAAGCAAGAAAGAAACAGGGAAAATCAAAGAAACAAACATTTAAAAACATGAAAGCGATAAAATAATGAAAATAAACAAAGAAAACCGACAGAGGAAtaggaaaaccaaagaaaaaacacTGGAGCGAGCGAGCGTACTACAAGGACGAAC
This window encodes:
- the LOC123430900 gene encoding hydroquinone glucosyltransferase-like: MESLASAGAASSERHVVLLASPGAGHLIPLAELARRLVDHHGFAATLVTFTDLSSPEALSGVPACVATATLPSVKLDDLPAGTPMETVLFQLVHRSVPSLRALLRSVGAPLVALVPDFFCSAALPLAAELGVPGYVFVPSNLATIALMRVTLDLHEGVPQGEYRDLPETIELPGGVSLRRTDLPRSFQSSREPVYGHLVEEGRRYLRADGFLVNTFYEMEPAIVEEFKQAAERGALAPVFPVGPFVRPSTSSDDATGSTACIEWLDGQPTGSVVFVSFGSGGSLTVEQTAELAAGLEASGHRFLWVVRMPNLDDGNDHGDRGGKNPLAWLPEGFLERTKDKGLAVAAWAPQVRVLSHPATAVFVSHCGWNSALESVSAGVPMVAWPLYAEQRMNAVVLEGSVGVALRPRARERGEIAAVVKELMEGADKGRAVRRQAGDLQQAAARAWSPEGSSRRALEQVAAAWKKVTLAEVE